Proteins found in one Larimichthys crocea isolate SSNF chromosome I, L_crocea_2.0, whole genome shotgun sequence genomic segment:
- the LOC104933250 gene encoding neuronal acetylcholine receptor subunit alpha-9-II → MLKMILIICLLLLLPKVAHSAEGHFAQKLLNDLMENYSSALRPVEDTDSALNVTLQITLSQIKDMDERNQVLIAYLWIRQTWHDAYLKWNKEDYDGLDVIHIPSSLVWRPDLVLYNKADDDFSGPMDTNVRLRYNGEITWDAPAITKSSCVVDVSYFPFDNQKCNLTFGSWTYNGNQVDIIMGMDSGDLSDFVANVEWECGGMPATKNVIMYGCCSDPYPDITYTVILQRRSSFYIFNLLLPCFLISFLAPLGFYLPADSGEKVSLGVTVLLALTVFQLMVAESMPPSESVPLIGKYYIATMTMVTASTSLTIFIMNIHFCGAEAKPVPHWAKVLIIDYMSKIFFVYEVGENCASVSSSSSSSSSHFPQDDNHHQNHIHVNGKPGSQNSQDRQGHKYPRPQTPKPQHHPRVKAQHHITREDRSHLSSYAPGKYEGSNGKILTGGCCKEDQKVPCYSENQKLPCCPEDKKPPPQGPTVTFGPCVFCSHGSALPGVDTKLVRNVEYIANCFREQKATCAKGAEWKKIAKVMDRFFMWIFFIMVFLMSILIIGKAP, encoded by the exons ATGCTCAAGATGATCCTTAtaatctgtctgctgctgctgcttcccaAAG TGGCTCACTCGGCTGAGGGTCACTTTGCTCAGAAACTTCTGAATGATTTGATGGAGAATTATTCCAGCGCTCTGCGGCCTGTGGAGGACACAGACAGTGCCCTCAATGTCACCTTACAGATCACCCTCTCTCAGATCAAAGACATG GATGAGAGGAACCAGGTGCTGATCGCCTACCTGTGGATCAGGCAGACGTGGCATGATGCGTACCTGAAGTGGAATAAAGAGGACTATGATGGACTGGATGTGATCCACATCCCCAGCAGCCTGGTGTGGAGGCCTGACCTTGTCCTCTATAACAA GGCCGACGATGACTTCTCAGGGCCGATGGATACCAATGTGAGACTGCGCTACAACGGAGAGATAACCTGGGATGCTCCTGCCATCACCAAGAGTTCATGTGTGGTGGACGTCTCCTACTTCCCCTTCGACAACCAGAAATGCAACCTGACTTTTGGTTCCTGGACCTACAATGGCAACCAG GTAGACATCATTATGGGTATGGACAGCGGTGACCTCTCAGACTTTGTGGCAAATGTAGAGTGGGAGTGCGGCGGGATGCCGGCCACCAAAAATGTCATCATGTACGGCTGCTGCTCTGACCCGTATCCTGACATCACCTACACAGTGATCCTGCAGCGCCGCTCCTCTTTTTACATCttcaacctcctcctcccttgcTTCCTCATCTCCTTCTTGGCTCCTCTGGGGTTCTACCTGCCTGCAGACTCTGGGGAGAAGGTTTCCCTGGGGGTGACGGTTCTTCTCGCTCTTACTGTGTTTCAACTAATGGTGGCTGAGAGCATGCCTCCATCTGAGAGTGTGCCTCTTATAG GGAAGTACTACATTGCCACTATGACCATGGTCACAGCCTCCACATCtctcaccatcttcatcatgaATATCCACTTCTGTGGTGCAGAGGCCAAGCCAGTCCCACACTGGGCAAAAGTCCTCATTATTGACTACATGTccaagattttctttgtttatgagGTGGGCGAGAACTGTGCCTCtgtatcctcctcctcctcctcttcgtcttctCACTTCCCCCAGGATGACAATCACCACCAGAACCACATTCATGTGAATGGTAAGCCAGGGAGCCAGAATAGCCAGGACCGACAGGGTCACAAATACCCTAGACCTCAGACCCCCAAGCCACAACACCATCCCAGAGTCAAAGCCCAGCATCACATCACCAGAGAAGACAGGAGCCACCTCTCCAGTTATGCACCTGGGAAATATGAAGGGTCTAATGGGAAAATTCTGACAGGTGGCTGCTGTAAAGAAGACCAGAAGGTCCCCTGCTACTCTGAAAACCAAAAGCTGCCATGCTGCCCTGAAGACAAAAAACCTCCACCTCAAGGCCCCACTGTTACCTTTGGTCCCTGTGTGTTCTGTAGCCATGGCAGTGCCCTCCCTGGTGTGGACACCAAGCTTGTGCGTAACGTTGAATATATCGCCAACTGTTTCCGAGAGCAGAAGGCCACGTGCGCCAAAGGGGCCGAATGGAAGAAGATCGCGAAGGTGATGGACAGATTCTTCATGTGGATCTTCTTCATCATGGTTTTCCTCATGAGCATCCTCATAATTGGCAAGGCACCATGA
- the ube2ka gene encoding ubiquitin-conjugating enzyme E2 K isoform X1, with amino-acid sequence MANIAVQRIKREFKEVLKSEETSKNQIKVDLVDENFTELKGEIAGPPDTPYEGGRYQLEIKIPETYPFNPPKVRFITKIWHPNISSVTGAICLDILKDQWAAAMTLRTVLLSLQALLAAAEPDDPQDAVVANQYKQNSEMFKQTARLWSHVYAGAPVSSPEYTRKIDKLCAMGFEKNAVIVALSSKSWDVETATELLLSN; translated from the exons ATGGCCAACATCGCAGTGCAGAGGATAAAACGAGAATTCAAGGAGGTGTTGAAAAGCGAAGAG acgaGCAAAAACCAGATAAAGGTGGACCTGGTGGATGAGAACTTCACAGAACTTAAAGGGGAGATAGCAGGGCCACCTGACACACCGTATGAAG GGGGTAGATATCAACTAGAAATTAAAATTCCAGAGACGTATCCATTCAATCCACCCAAG GTGCGGTTTATCACAAAGATCTGGCATCCCAACATCAGCTCAGTCACAGGTGCAATATGTCTGGACATTCTCAAAGACCAGTG GGCAGCAGCTATGACACTGAGGACGGTTCTCCTGTCACTACAAGCCTTATTGGCAGCCGCAGAACCAGATGATCCACAGGACGCAGTGGTAGCCAATCAG TACAAGCAGAACTCAGAGATGTTCAAACAGACAGCGAGGCTTTGGTCTCACGTCTATGCAGGCGCTCCCGTCTCCAGTCCGGAGTACACACGCAAAATAGACAAACTCTGTGCCATGGGCTTTGAAAAA AATGCAGTAATAGTGGCGTTGTCATCGAAATCCTGGGATGTGGAGACAGCGACAGAGCTACTGCTCAGTAACTGA
- the ube2ka gene encoding ubiquitin-conjugating enzyme E2 K isoform X2, which produces MTLRTVLLSLQALLAAAEPDDPQDAVVANQYKQNSEMFKQTARLWSHVYAGAPVSSPEYTRKIDKLCAMGFEKNAVIVALSSKSWDVETATELLLSN; this is translated from the exons ATGACACTGAGGACGGTTCTCCTGTCACTACAAGCCTTATTGGCAGCCGCAGAACCAGATGATCCACAGGACGCAGTGGTAGCCAATCAG TACAAGCAGAACTCAGAGATGTTCAAACAGACAGCGAGGCTTTGGTCTCACGTCTATGCAGGCGCTCCCGTCTCCAGTCCGGAGTACACACGCAAAATAGACAAACTCTGTGCCATGGGCTTTGAAAAA AATGCAGTAATAGTGGCGTTGTCATCGAAATCCTGGGATGTGGAGACAGCGACAGAGCTACTGCTCAGTAACTGA